A DNA window from Novosphingobium sp. RL4 contains the following coding sequences:
- the tmk gene encoding dTMP kinase yields MSRGKFIALEGGEGAGKSTQSRLLAEALRARGLDVVTTREPGGTGGAEAIRELLLHGDGDGWGARAEALLFAAARSDHVEKLIRPALARGAWVVCDRFLDSSRAYQGGGGGLSDGDIRTLHAIGSEGMLPDLTVLIEVSPSVAAKRLALRDVDGTDRIGGREATYHARVAQAFARFAEGEPARFARIDGDGTPEETRDRVLAALTGLMGEGT; encoded by the coding sequence ATGAGCCGGGGAAAATTCATCGCGCTGGAAGGCGGGGAGGGGGCGGGGAAATCGACCCAGTCGCGCCTGCTCGCCGAGGCATTGCGCGCACGAGGACTGGACGTCGTGACCACTCGCGAGCCCGGGGGAACCGGAGGAGCGGAAGCGATCCGCGAGCTTTTGCTCCATGGCGATGGTGATGGCTGGGGAGCCCGCGCCGAGGCGCTGCTGTTCGCCGCTGCGCGTTCGGATCACGTCGAGAAGCTGATCCGGCCCGCTCTCGCTCGAGGGGCCTGGGTCGTCTGCGATCGTTTTCTCGATTCAAGCCGTGCCTATCAGGGCGGCGGCGGCGGTCTCTCGGATGGTGACATTCGCACGCTTCATGCCATCGGCAGTGAAGGAATGCTCCCGGATCTGACCGTGCTGATCGAAGTGTCTCCCTCCGTCGCGGCCAAGCGGCTCGCATTGCGCGACGTTGACGGAACCGATCGGATCGGCGGCCGCGAGGCGACCTACCACGCCCGGGTGGCGCAGGCATTCGCGCGGTTCGCGGAAGGCGAACCAGCACGTTTCGCACGGATCGACGGGGACGGGACGCCCGAGGAAACGCGGGACCGTGTACTCGCCGCGCTGACCGGCCTGATGGGCGAAGGCACATGA
- a CDS encoding DNA polymerase III subunit delta': MSEELPFVGQHAAWQEWLAAIDSGRMHHGWLLAGGKGLGKRGFARVAAAELVRLPGAPRPDPDTHPDIHILEHLPANDDEAKKKAEGKPYQTKRNISVDQVREMIRRLATKPTLGDRRAIIIDPADDMEKSAVNALLKALEEPPTGTYFLLLAHQPGRLLPTIRSRCRVLRFAALNEQELDEVLRRDAPHSDAETRRAAVAASHGSPGIAISFVEHDLGPIHRLMMQILREGDADYHLRGSLAEEMGARPARDRQLATLELARTALANELAGASPARQMRLIEAHGTLTRLSTQAPTYNFDAGLLIMEIGGLLASAAMPRETAR; encoded by the coding sequence ATGAGCGAGGAACTCCCGTTCGTCGGCCAGCACGCCGCGTGGCAAGAATGGCTGGCCGCGATCGATTCCGGGCGCATGCACCATGGTTGGTTGCTGGCTGGCGGCAAGGGCCTGGGCAAGCGCGGTTTCGCGCGGGTGGCCGCGGCCGAACTGGTGCGATTGCCCGGCGCGCCGAGGCCCGACCCGGACACCCATCCGGACATTCACATCCTCGAGCATCTTCCCGCCAACGACGACGAGGCGAAGAAGAAGGCCGAGGGCAAGCCTTACCAGACCAAGCGCAATATCTCGGTCGACCAGGTGCGCGAAATGATCCGCCGCCTTGCGACGAAGCCAACGCTGGGCGATCGCCGCGCCATCATCATCGATCCGGCCGACGATATGGAGAAGAGCGCGGTCAACGCCCTGCTGAAAGCGCTTGAGGAGCCCCCTACGGGAACCTACTTCCTGCTGCTGGCCCATCAGCCGGGGCGCCTGCTGCCGACTATCCGCTCGCGCTGCCGGGTCTTGCGCTTCGCCGCTTTGAACGAGCAGGAACTCGATGAAGTCCTTCGCCGGGATGCGCCTCATTCCGATGCAGAGACGCGGCGTGCCGCAGTGGCGGCATCGCATGGGTCGCCGGGCATCGCCATCAGTTTCGTCGAACATGATCTTGGCCCCATTCACCGCCTGATGATGCAGATCCTGCGAGAAGGTGATGCAGATTATCATCTGCGCGGCAGCCTTGCCGAAGAGATGGGTGCTCGCCCGGCTCGGGATCGCCAACTGGCCACGCTGGAACTGGCGCGAACGGCGCTCGCCAACGAACTGGCCGGCGCATCGCCCGCGCGCCAGATGCGGCTGATCGAGGCACATGGCACCCTGACACGCCTATCTACGCAGGCGCCGACCTACAATTTCGACGCGGGCCTCCTGATAATGGAAATTGGCGGGTTGCTGGCTTCGGCCGCTATGCCTAGAGAGACGGCTCGCTAA
- the metG gene encoding methionine--tRNA ligase: MGEPYYITTAISYPNGKPHIGHAYEAIAADVIARFKKAEGFDVRFQTGTDEHGLKMAQKARDLDTTPADLATEMSGHFREMCDVLNVGYDVFIRTTEPRHHAATQELWRRMEANGDLYLDRYEGWYSVRDEAYYDEGELVAGEGGEKLSPQGTPVEWTVEESWFFRLSKYQDKLLELYNSTDFIRPETRKNEILRFVEGGLRDLSVSRTSFDWGIKVPGSENHVMYVWVDALTNYITGLGFPEETSEFARFWPADVHLIGKDIVRFHTVYWPAFLMSAGLELPKQVFGHGFLLNRGQKESKSLGNVTDPIGLAETYGVDTLRYFFLREVAFGQDGSWSAEAIVTRANAELANSFGNLAQRSLSMIFKNMDGELKGDLPKAEADLALLSAVAEGIAGLRKAFDELSFSEGLEAWMRAVFACNQYVDEQAPWTLRKTDPARMEAVLMMLFQVVRDLAIAVRPVVPTSIDKLLDQMGQPAEARSFAALADDGWFAALAASGFKVDKPVGVFPRLELPEEAAA; encoded by the coding sequence ATGGGCGAGCCCTATTATATAACGACAGCGATCAGCTACCCCAACGGCAAGCCGCATATCGGCCATGCCTACGAGGCGATCGCGGCCGACGTCATTGCCCGTTTCAAGAAGGCCGAAGGCTTCGATGTCCGGTTCCAGACCGGTACGGACGAGCATGGCCTCAAGATGGCGCAAAAGGCACGCGATCTGGACACGACACCTGCGGATCTGGCAACGGAAATGTCAGGTCATTTCCGTGAGATGTGTGATGTCTTGAATGTCGGTTATGATGTTTTCATTCGCACGACGGAGCCACGCCATCACGCCGCGACACAGGAACTGTGGCGCCGGATGGAGGCCAACGGCGACCTCTATCTCGATCGTTACGAGGGGTGGTACTCCGTCCGTGATGAAGCCTATTACGATGAAGGCGAACTGGTCGCAGGCGAAGGTGGGGAAAAGCTTTCCCCGCAGGGAACGCCGGTAGAGTGGACGGTCGAGGAATCGTGGTTCTTCCGCCTTTCCAAATATCAGGACAAACTGCTCGAACTCTACAATTCGACCGACTTCATCCGTCCCGAGACGCGCAAGAACGAAATCCTGCGTTTCGTCGAGGGCGGCCTTCGCGACCTTTCGGTTTCCCGCACCAGTTTCGACTGGGGTATCAAGGTGCCCGGCAGCGAAAATCACGTGATGTACGTCTGGGTCGATGCGCTCACCAACTACATCACCGGCCTTGGCTTCCCCGAAGAAACGAGCGAATTCGCCAGGTTCTGGCCTGCCGACGTTCACCTCATCGGCAAGGACATCGTCCGTTTCCACACCGTCTACTGGCCGGCCTTCCTGATGAGCGCCGGGCTGGAGCTTCCCAAGCAGGTGTTCGGCCACGGCTTCCTGCTTAACCGGGGACAGAAGGAATCGAAGTCACTCGGCAATGTTACCGACCCGATCGGTCTGGCCGAGACATATGGCGTCGACACGCTCCGCTATTTCTTCCTGCGCGAAGTGGCATTCGGTCAGGACGGATCGTGGTCCGCCGAAGCCATCGTGACGCGGGCCAATGCCGAACTCGCAAACAGTTTCGGCAATCTTGCTCAGCGCAGTCTTTCCATGATTTTCAAGAACATGGATGGAGAACTTAAGGGCGATCTTCCGAAGGCCGAAGCTGATCTGGCCCTGCTTTCGGCCGTTGCCGAAGGCATTGCCGGCCTGCGCAAGGCGTTCGACGAACTGTCGTTCAGCGAAGGCCTCGAGGCATGGATGCGCGCCGTCTTCGCCTGCAACCAGTATGTCGATGAACAGGCTCCGTGGACCCTGCGCAAGACCGATCCCGCGCGCATGGAAGCAGTGTTGATGATGCTGTTCCAGGTCGTTCGCGACCTCGCGATCGCGGTTCGTCCCGTGGTTCCCACTTCCATCGACAAGTTGCTGGACCAGATGGGCCAGCCTGCCGAAGCGCGCAGTTTCGCGGCTCTTGCCGACGATGGCTGGTTCGCGGCTCTCGCCGCCAGCGGTTTCAAGGTCGACAAGCCGGTCGGCGTTTTCCCGCGCCTTGAACTGCCGGAGGAAGCCGCCGCGTGA
- a CDS encoding TatD family hydrolase: MLIDSHCHLEYEGLVEDQTGVLDRARAAGIRGFLNISTRRSEWERVVATAAREPDVWASVGIHPHEADQHADLGEAALLEATRHPKVIGIGETGLDYYYDKSDHEVQQALFRTHITVARETGLPMIIHTRDAEADTFHILEDEMGKGAFPALIHCFTASADFGRKVLDLGLTISISGIVTFKNAKDLQEVVATIPEDRLLVETDSPFLAPVPHRGRRCEPAFTADTARFVADLRGVSVEELGEATTRNFFSLFTKAAA; encoded by the coding sequence ATGCTCATCGATTCGCATTGCCACCTCGAATACGAAGGTCTCGTCGAGGACCAGACAGGTGTTCTCGACCGGGCCCGCGCGGCGGGCATTCGCGGATTTCTGAACATCTCGACGCGCCGCAGCGAATGGGAGAGGGTGGTCGCCACTGCTGCTCGTGAACCCGATGTATGGGCCTCGGTCGGTATTCATCCGCATGAGGCGGATCAGCATGCCGACCTTGGCGAGGCCGCGCTTCTCGAAGCGACCCGGCATCCCAAGGTCATCGGCATCGGCGAAACCGGTCTCGACTATTATTACGACAAGTCCGACCATGAGGTGCAACAGGCCTTGTTCCGCACGCATATCACGGTGGCCCGCGAAACCGGGCTGCCGATGATCATTCACACGCGGGACGCCGAAGCGGACACGTTCCATATCCTTGAGGACGAGATGGGGAAGGGGGCGTTCCCGGCCCTGATCCACTGTTTCACCGCCAGCGCCGATTTCGGCCGCAAGGTGCTGGATCTGGGACTGACGATTTCGATTTCCGGCATTGTGACATTCAAGAATGCCAAGGACTTGCAGGAGGTTGTTGCCACCATTCCGGAGGATCGCCTGCTGGTCGAAACGGATTCGCCGTTCCTTGCGCCGGTGCCACATAGGGGCAGGCGCTGCGAGCCGGCATTCACGGCCGATACGGCGCGTTTCGTAGCCGATCTGCGCGGCGTTTCCGTGGAGGAACTCGGCGAAGCGACGACGCGCAACTTCTTTTCGCTGTTCACGAAGGCCGCAGCGTGA
- a CDS encoding MBL fold metallo-hydrolase has protein sequence MKVTILGSGTSTGVPRLGGEFGADWGLCDPDEPRNRRTRVSILLESDAGARILVDTSTDLRAQLLQNEIHRIDAVFWTHDHADHCHGIDDLRPLRYGRAGPIPGFANSETVRRLRQRFGYVFAGQFGYPTLISLDNLDTLRLCEGFRVDHAQMPHGPAESTAFRFDCDGKSVCYMTDFSEITRDMIDLCYGADLLVVDCLRREPHPTHAHLGMALELAEVCRVGQAVLTHLDKSMDYATLSAEIPENVRVAYDGMVIEP, from the coding sequence GTGAAGGTTACCATTCTCGGCAGCGGCACTTCGACCGGCGTTCCTCGTCTTGGCGGCGAATTCGGCGCCGACTGGGGCCTGTGCGATCCCGACGAACCCAGGAATCGACGGACCCGCGTTTCCATCCTTCTGGAAAGCGATGCCGGCGCCAGGATCCTGGTGGACACCTCCACGGATCTGCGCGCGCAGCTTCTTCAGAACGAAATCCACCGCATCGACGCCGTGTTCTGGACGCACGACCATGCGGACCACTGCCACGGAATCGATGATCTGCGCCCGCTTCGCTACGGCCGCGCAGGCCCGATCCCCGGCTTTGCGAACTCCGAGACCGTCAGGCGGCTGCGCCAGCGTTTCGGATATGTCTTCGCCGGGCAGTTCGGCTATCCGACACTGATTTCGCTGGATAATCTCGACACGCTGAGGCTCTGCGAAGGGTTTCGCGTGGATCATGCGCAAATGCCGCACGGTCCTGCGGAATCGACTGCGTTTCGGTTTGATTGTGACGGAAAATCAGTCTGTTACATGACAGACTTCAGTGAAATTACCCGCGACATGATCGACTTGTGCTACGGCGCCGATCTTCTCGTGGTCGACTGCCTGCGCCGCGAACCGCATCCAACGCACGCTCATCTTGGCATGGCGCTGGAACTCGCGGAAGTCTGCCGGGTCGGACAAGCGGTGTTGACCCATCTCGACAAGAGCATGGATTATGCGACACTGAGCGCTGAAATTCCCGAGAATGTTCGGGTTGCCTATGACGGAATGGTGATCGAGCCGTGA